The following nucleotide sequence is from Candidatus Saccharimonadia bacterium.
GAACAGGCCGCGCAGATAGCGGTCACCTTGTTTGCTGATGCTGCCGAGCCTGTCCTTGCCACCGCTGGAGTGCTGCTTAGGCACGAGGCCTATCCAAGCCGAGAAGTTGCGCCCTGATCGGAAGACCTTTGGGTCAGCAACGGTGGCGACCACAGCAGTTGCTAGCACCGGACCGACGCCGGGAGCTTCATCGAGCCTCATACTCATTTCATTGGATCGGTGCCAGGCCGTGATCAGCCGGTCGAACTCCAATACCTGCTCCTTGATGCTACGCAGCTGAGCCCCGAATGCCGAAAGACATGCACGAGCTATCTCTGGAACTCGCTCGTCGTTTGGATCGGCGACGACAGTGAGCAGTTCCTCGACACCGCGGCGCCCGACCGGTGCAACGATCCCGAACTCGGCAAGATGGGCCCGGATCGCATTGATTACCGAAGTCTGCTGACGGATGAACAGATGGCGCGTGCGGTGGAGCACCAAGCCGCTCTGCTGCTCGGGAGTCTTGGTTGGCACGAACCGCATGTTGGCCCTGGTGACTGCCTCACAGATGGCCTCTGCATCCGTCGCGTCATTCTTCTGCCGTTTGACATAGGGTTTGACGTAGGCCGGAGGCATCAGCCGTACCGTATGACCAAGTGCTTGCAGCTCGCGCGACCAATGGTGCGACGAGGCGCAAGCTTCGATGCCGACCAGGCACTGCGGCAACTTCTGGAAAAACGAAAGGACGTACCGACGCTTCAACTGGCGGCGGATGACCACCTGGCCGGCAGCATCAACTCCGTGAACCTGGAAGACCGACTTCGCAATGTCGAGACCGATTGTCGTGGTCGTTTGCAT
It contains:
- a CDS encoding IS110 family transposase, which produces MQTTTTIGLDIAKSVFQVHGVDAAGQVVIRRQLKRRYVLSFFQKLPQCLVGIEACASSHHWSRELQALGHTVRLMPPAYVKPYVKRQKNDATDAEAICEAVTRANMRFVPTKTPEQQSGLVLHRTRHLFIRQQTSVINAIRAHLAEFGIVAPVGRRGVEELLTVVADPNDERVPEIARACLSAFGAQLRSIKEQVLEFDRLITAWHRSNEMSMRLDEAPGVGPVLATAVVATVADPKVFRSGRNFSAWIGLVPKQHSSGGKDRLGSISKQGDRYLRGLFVAGALAVIRYAKIHGTKHRPWLTALLARRPTKIAAIALANKIARMVWAMMAKGERYKEPIALAA